From a region of the Panicum virgatum strain AP13 chromosome 2K, P.virgatum_v5, whole genome shotgun sequence genome:
- the LOC120695161 gene encoding putrescine hydroxycinnamoyltransferase 1-like: MEVEVLESSMVAPSELTPKHTLWLSNLDLQFPSTHYTPVVLLYRPSSRMASFSLDIMKAALSKALVPYYPLAGRLTVDGSTGRPEISCTGDGVLFVAAHAGGTLGDLGDLAPSEVLRRMLVPSAADGSGHAGVVLVMLQVTFFRCGAVCLGIATQHMASDGRGVSHFLNTWAAIARGGVDEAATLPRPFLDRPLLRARSPPAAVRIEHAKYPRRGLRLGSASILPQGHHEARRPYVSCSLPRR, translated from the exons ATGGAAGTGGAGGTACTCGAGTCGAGCATGGTGGCGCCGAGCGAGTTGACACCCAAGCATACCCTGTGGCTCTCCAACTTGGACCTGCAGTTTCCCAGCACGCACTACACACCCGTGGTTTTGCTCTAC CGGCCTAGCTCAAGAATGGCTTCCTTCTCGCTCGACATCATGAAGGCCGCCCTGTCCAAGGCGCTCGTCCCCTACTACCCCCTCGCAGGGCGGCTCACGGTGGACGGCAGCACCGGCCGCCCGGAGATCAGCTGCACCGGCGACGGGGTGCTCTTCGTCGCGGCCCACGCAGGTGGAACCCTCGGTGACCTGGGCGACCTCGCCCCGTCGGAGGTGCTGCGGCGGATGCTTGTCCCCTCGGCGGCGGACGGCAGCGGCCACGCCGGTGTCGTGCTGGTCATGTTGCAGGTGACCTTCTTCAGGTGCGGCGCCGTGTGCCTGGGCATCGCGACGCAGCACATGGCGTCGGACGGCCGTGGCGTTTCCCACTTCCTCAACACCTGGGCAGCCATAGCGAGGGGCGGCGTCGACGAGGCTGCCACGCTGCCACGGCCGTTCCTCGACCGCCCGCTGCTCCGAGCGCGCTCCCCTCCTGCCGCCGTGCGGATCGAGCACGCCAAATACCCCCGGCGTGGACTTCGGTTGGGGTCGGCCAGCATTCTTCCGCAGGGCCACCATGAGGCGCGGCGGCCTTATGTATCTTGTTCCCTGCCTCGAAGGTGA